One Qipengyuania aurantiaca genomic region harbors:
- a CDS encoding lysine--tRNA ligase, producing the protein MSMNDLITAARVSKAWPFQEAQRLLKRYPDGAKPDGSPVLFETGYGPSGLPHIGTFQEVLRTTLVRRAFEAMIGAKPEDGKTRLVAFSDDMDGLRKVPDNVPNQALLEANLHLPLSRVPDPFEKGHESFAAHNNAMLRAFLDRFGFQYEFVAASDMYNSGRFDEALRQVLRKNQDILDIMLPTLREERRKTYSPILPISPTTGRVLQVPVEVVDAEAGTIRFTDEDGTQVEQSALGGMSKLQWKVDWAMRWYALGVDYEMYGKDLTDSGVQSGKIVKVLGGRKPEGLIYEMFLDQNGEKISKSKGNGLSIEEWLQYGSEESLGFYIFPNPKSAKQLHVGVIPRAVDDYWQFRERLEEQELDKQLGNPVWHLARANGGFEGAEAPGAGDSLPVTYGLLLNLASVLGAEASEEALRDYLASYIGSDEITPELDVLIGTAVAYTRDYIVPTLSKRAPTANEVEALKALDAYLAKAPADTSAEDLQTEVYEIGKREEYGFASLRDWFKALYQTLLGSDQGPRMGSFIALYGVENSRKLIAEALAKA; encoded by the coding sequence ATGAGCATGAACGATCTGATCACCGCCGCACGTGTGTCCAAGGCCTGGCCCTTCCAGGAGGCGCAGCGGCTGCTCAAACGCTATCCCGATGGCGCGAAGCCCGACGGCAGCCCGGTGCTGTTCGAGACCGGCTATGGCCCCAGCGGCCTGCCGCATATCGGCACCTTCCAGGAGGTGCTGCGCACCACGCTCGTGCGCCGCGCGTTCGAGGCGATGATCGGGGCGAAGCCGGAAGACGGCAAGACGCGCCTCGTCGCCTTCTCCGACGACATGGACGGCCTGCGCAAGGTGCCCGACAACGTGCCCAACCAGGCGCTGCTCGAGGCGAACCTGCACCTGCCGCTCTCCCGCGTGCCAGACCCGTTCGAGAAGGGGCACGAGAGCTTCGCGGCGCATAACAACGCCATGCTGCGCGCCTTCCTCGACCGCTTCGGATTCCAGTACGAATTCGTCGCCGCGAGCGACATGTACAATTCGGGCCGTTTCGACGAGGCGCTGCGCCAGGTCCTGCGCAAGAACCAGGACATCCTCGACATCATGCTGCCCACTCTGCGCGAGGAGCGGCGCAAGACCTATTCGCCGATCCTGCCGATCTCGCCCACCACGGGCCGCGTGCTGCAGGTGCCGGTGGAGGTCGTCGATGCCGAAGCCGGCACGATCCGCTTCACCGACGAGGATGGCACGCAGGTCGAGCAGTCCGCGCTCGGCGGCATGAGCAAGCTGCAGTGGAAGGTCGACTGGGCGATGCGCTGGTACGCGCTCGGCGTCGATTACGAGATGTACGGCAAGGACCTGACCGACAGCGGCGTGCAGTCGGGCAAGATCGTCAAGGTGCTGGGCGGCCGCAAGCCCGAAGGCCTGATCTACGAGATGTTCCTCGACCAGAACGGCGAGAAGATCTCCAAGTCCAAGGGCAACGGCCTCTCGATCGAGGAATGGCTGCAATACGGCAGCGAGGAGAGCCTCGGCTTCTACATCTTCCCCAATCCCAAGAGCGCCAAGCAACTGCACGTCGGGGTGATCCCGCGCGCTGTGGACGATTACTGGCAATTCCGCGAACGGCTGGAGGAGCAGGAGCTCGACAAGCAGCTCGGCAATCCCGTGTGGCACCTGGCGCGCGCCAACGGCGGGTTCGAGGGGGCCGAGGCGCCGGGCGCGGGCGACAGCCTGCCGGTGACCTATGGCCTGCTACTCAACCTCGCCAGCGTACTGGGCGCCGAAGCGAGCGAAGAGGCGCTGCGCGACTATCTCGCCAGCTACATCGGCAGCGACGAGATCACGCCCGAACTCGACGTGCTGATCGGCACCGCGGTCGCCTATACGCGCGACTACATCGTGCCGACCCTGTCAAAGCGCGCGCCGACGGCAAACGAGGTGGAGGCGCTGAAGGCGCTCGACGCCTATCTCGCCAAGGCGCCGGCGGACACCAGCGCCGAGGATTTGCAGACCGAAGTCTACGAAATCGGCAAGCGCGAGGAATACGGCTTTGCATCCCTGCGGGACTGGTTCAAGGCGCTTTACCAGACCCTGCTCGGCAGCGATCAGGGGCCGCGCATGGGCAGCTTCATCGCGCTCTACGGGGTGGAAAACAGCCGCAAGCTGATCGCCGAGGCGCTGGCCAAAGCCTGA
- a CDS encoding prolyl hydroxylase family protein: protein MTKIAVIPDQDALKRIGAQVRKRLEADESIYKVPTDKAEIFAVANFLTPEECRRFITMIDVVARPSELHETAYIEKFRTSYSGNFNPQDPFVKGISRRIDDLLGMNPMTGEAIQGQRYLPGQEFKPHNDWFYTDQEYWKMERKRGGQRCWTAMAFLNRVPQGGHTHFTHVGASIEPKPGVLLIWNNAKPDGTPNEDTMHAGTPVIEGSKYVLTKWYRTRKHV from the coding sequence ATGACCAAGATTGCCGTGATTCCCGACCAAGACGCTCTTAAACGTATCGGCGCACAGGTGCGCAAGCGGCTGGAAGCCGACGAGAGCATCTACAAGGTGCCCACCGACAAGGCGGAGATTTTCGCCGTAGCGAATTTCCTCACGCCCGAGGAATGCCGCCGGTTCATCACCATGATCGATGTGGTTGCACGGCCGAGCGAGCTGCACGAAACCGCCTATATCGAGAAGTTCCGCACCTCCTACTCGGGCAATTTCAACCCGCAGGATCCCTTTGTGAAAGGCATCTCGCGCCGGATCGACGACCTGCTCGGCATGAACCCGATGACCGGCGAGGCGATCCAGGGCCAGCGCTATCTGCCGGGGCAGGAATTCAAGCCGCATAACGACTGGTTCTACACCGACCAGGAATACTGGAAGATGGAACGCAAACGCGGCGGCCAGCGGTGCTGGACGGCCATGGCCTTCCTCAACCGCGTGCCGCAGGGCGGGCACACCCATTTCACCCATGTCGGCGCCTCGATCGAACCCAAGCCCGGCGTGCTCCTGATCTGGAACAACGCCAAGCCCGACGGCACGCCGAACGAGGACACGATGCACGCCGGCACGCCTGTGATCGAGGGTTCGAAATACGTGCTCACCAAATGGTACCGCACGCGCAAGCACGTCTGA
- a CDS encoding cytochrome b, which produces MTDTTAARRYSLGAMIFHWVIAIAVIVNWRLAENAEHAEAMEDKMAIFADHKALGILILALTLGRLFWRWTHPVPPLPSDLAKWEATLARAVHIIFYVLLIGLPLGGWFANSLAGREIDMFGFFTIPPLPLGENGDLAKSIFGLHATGGSLFIYLIALHILGALKHTFFDKNGGIFRMLPFGKVPG; this is translated from the coding sequence ATGACCGATACGACTGCTGCACGCCGCTATTCGCTGGGCGCGATGATTTTCCACTGGGTGATCGCAATTGCGGTCATCGTGAACTGGCGGCTTGCCGAAAACGCCGAGCATGCCGAGGCGATGGAAGACAAGATGGCCATCTTCGCCGATCACAAGGCGCTGGGCATCCTGATCTTGGCTCTCACCCTCGGACGGCTCTTCTGGCGCTGGACCCACCCGGTTCCGCCGCTGCCCTCCGACCTTGCCAAGTGGGAAGCGACACTCGCCCGAGCGGTCCACATCATTTTCTACGTCCTGCTGATCGGGCTGCCGCTGGGCGGCTGGTTCGCCAACTCGCTGGCGGGGCGTGAGATCGACATGTTCGGCTTCTTCACCATTCCCCCACTGCCGCTGGGCGAGAATGGCGATCTGGCGAAGTCGATCTTCGGGCTGCACGCGACCGGTGGCTCGCTCTTCATCTACCTCATCGCGCTGCATATTCTGGGCGCGCTGAAGCACACCTTCTTCGACAAGAACGGCGGCATCTTCCGCATGCTGCCCTTCGGAAAGGTCCCGGGCTGA
- a CDS encoding RcnB family protein, which translates to MTLIKLMKGSALGALAIAMATTALPTAASAAEAAAEQRSQRDRDDRRSERRGERKQERRSERRQEQRGERRQEQRSERRQEQRSERRQERRADRSENRRPQGNESIRRAAERVAAERRQERAGREWNRSDRRADRAQERSGRDWNRSDRRADRDRTYTGDRNRSYRDARRDGYREGRRDERRADAREDRRQSRESYRDGYRDGKRSEHRSDRRARYYDGRRWHEYNRWSERRWRADRRYNWRDYRHSNRHIYRIGRYYAPYRDYRYRRLNIGFRLGNLFFGSRYWINDPWHYRLPEVYGPYRWVRYYDDVLLVDIYSGEVVDVIYDFFW; encoded by the coding sequence ATGACACTTATAAAGCTGATGAAAGGCAGCGCGCTGGGCGCCCTTGCAATTGCGATGGCGACCACTGCCCTGCCCACCGCGGCCTCTGCTGCGGAAGCGGCTGCCGAACAACGCAGCCAGCGCGACCGCGACGACCGCCGCTCCGAACGACGGGGCGAACGCAAGCAGGAGCGCCGCTCCGAACGCCGGCAGGAACAGCGCGGTGAACGCCGCCAGGAACAGCGTTCCGAGCGCAGGCAAGAGCAGCGCTCCGAACGCCGTCAGGAACGCCGCGCCGACCGTAGCGAAAACCGCCGTCCGCAGGGCAACGAGTCGATCCGCCGCGCTGCCGAACGCGTCGCTGCCGAGCGTCGGCAGGAGCGCGCGGGCCGCGAGTGGAACCGCAGCGACCGCCGCGCCGACCGGGCGCAGGAGCGCTCGGGCCGTGACTGGAACCGCAGCGACCGCCGTGCCGATCGCGACCGGACCTACACCGGAGATCGCAACCGTAGCTATCGCGACGCACGCCGTGACGGTTATCGCGAAGGTCGCCGCGACGAGCGTCGTGCCGACGCCCGCGAAGACCGGCGCCAGAGCCGCGAATCCTATCGGGACGGCTATCGCGACGGCAAGCGCAGCGAACATCGTTCCGATCGGCGTGCCCGCTATTACGACGGCCGCCGCTGGCATGAATACAACCGGTGGAGCGAGCGCCGCTGGCGCGCGGACCGGCGCTACAACTGGCGAGATTATCGCCATTCGAACCGCCACATCTATCGCATCGGCCGCTATTACGCGCCCTATCGTGATTACCGCTATCGCCGCCTGAACATCGGGTTCCGTCTCGGCAACCTGTTCTTCGGCAGCCGCTACTGGATCAACGATCCCTGGCACTATCGCCTGCCCGAGGTCTACGGCCCCTATCGCTGGGTCCGCTATTACGACGACGTGCTGCTGGTCGATATCTACAGCGGCGAAGTGGTCGACGTGATTTACGACTTCTTCTGGTAA
- a CDS encoding flavin-binding protein, protein MEHTLASVRQDLLDRMTIAAQDRHSPMHTPVVATADADARIMVLRDFDAEDWTLRFHTDRRAPKVGVIGDGSPVGVLLYDREEKVQIRCRGRGWIEEDTALADTSWKESDAFARRCYLGAPPGEPRDEPSSGLPDWIEGQRPTEEQLEPARINFAVLIVEIEEADWYYLSNSGHRRALIDRDGGRWITP, encoded by the coding sequence ATGGAGCATACACTCGCCTCGGTCCGTCAGGACTTGCTGGACCGCATGACCATCGCCGCGCAGGACCGGCATTCGCCCATGCACACGCCCGTCGTCGCCACTGCCGATGCCGATGCTCGGATCATGGTGCTGCGCGATTTCGACGCGGAAGACTGGACGCTGCGCTTCCACACCGACCGGCGCGCGCCGAAGGTGGGCGTGATCGGCGATGGTTCGCCAGTTGGCGTGCTCCTCTACGACCGCGAGGAGAAGGTGCAGATCCGCTGCCGGGGCCGGGGCTGGATCGAAGAGGACACCGCGCTCGCCGACACGAGCTGGAAGGAAAGCGATGCCTTCGCACGCCGCTGCTATTTGGGCGCGCCGCCAGGAGAGCCGCGGGATGAGCCCTCTAGCGGCTTACCCGACTGGATTGAAGGCCAGCGCCCGACCGAGGAGCAACTTGAGCCCGCTCGGATCAATTTCGCCGTGCTTATCGTGGAGATCGAAGAAGCGGACTGGTATTACCTGTCGAACAGTGGCCATCGACGTGCGCTGATCGACCGTGACGGCGGACGGTGGATCACACCTTAA
- a CDS encoding substrate-binding domain-containing protein, translating to MTRPSGRILMLFDNMNRDYVSRLHSGASREADAVGLQLQIENIHATDSKAESFVDDPVIAGVILTAPLCDDRHVMLQIEKRDLPFARIASMLDPGRGITVAMDEYDAARSVTALLLEAGHRRVGIIRGPRSHLSSMRRYNGFTAALGSKGVKLVPSLVAEGDYTRKGGEEAGARLLAAKPTAIFASNDAMAAGLADAARKASLSVPRDVSIVGFDDDPIAKSMHPPLTSVRQPLEDMGAAACKLLAGRMVGRGSGKAHTDVPFELVERASIAPPGAAG from the coding sequence GTGACAAGGCCATCCGGACGCATCCTCATGCTGTTCGACAACATGAATCGCGACTATGTTTCCCGCCTCCATTCGGGCGCAAGCCGCGAGGCCGACGCAGTCGGGCTGCAGCTGCAGATCGAAAACATCCATGCAACCGACAGCAAAGCGGAAAGCTTTGTGGACGATCCGGTCATCGCGGGTGTGATCCTGACCGCCCCCTTGTGCGATGACCGCCATGTCATGCTGCAGATCGAGAAGCGGGACCTTCCCTTCGCGCGAATCGCCTCGATGCTCGATCCGGGCCGCGGCATCACCGTTGCCATGGACGAGTACGATGCCGCCCGCTCGGTCACTGCGCTGTTGCTCGAAGCCGGACATCGCCGCGTCGGCATTATCCGTGGGCCGCGCTCGCACCTTTCGAGCATGCGGCGCTATAACGGCTTCACCGCCGCGCTGGGATCCAAGGGCGTGAAACTAGTCCCATCGCTGGTCGCGGAAGGAGATTACACGCGCAAAGGTGGCGAAGAGGCCGGCGCGAGACTGCTGGCGGCGAAGCCCACGGCCATCTTTGCCAGCAACGACGCAATGGCTGCCGGACTTGCCGATGCGGCCCGCAAGGCCTCGCTTTCCGTGCCCCGCGATGTGTCGATTGTCGGGTTCGACGACGATCCCATCGCCAAAAGCATGCATCCGCCGCTCACTTCGGTTCGCCAGCCGCTGGAAGACATGGGCGCGGCAGCGTGCAAGCTGCTGGCCGGGCGCATGGTCGGCCGCGGTTCGGGCAAAGCGCATACGGATGTGCCTTTCGAGCTGGTCGAACGTGCCTCGATCGCGCCACCCGGCGCCGCAGGCTGA
- a CDS encoding sensor domain-containing diguanylate cyclase: MSRQKSAGYFGWPIVFGLAWLACALVALDLTQGEDGIAAVWPPSGIFVAALLLFGPRRRRMTTLYVAAASMISNVWAGSGVLDSAGYTVANLAEGYLVFYLMGGNKASLTPLSRPLNTLRFAATAIVAGCFSGLMAGLLSGNMTYPFLSSWTSTVSLGMLVVTPVILFIAQDPQDQRALLSMRSLWTMMVVAILSVAAFGQADMPLLFLPVLGIAVATAIMGLSGAATAVTIIATIGSILTAFNAGPVTLFFSTTEEQVLFFQLYLVALLGSSMPLAYLLSEREHALARTAESAALLEAAERAAKVGHWRFQPGDNSARWSREALRICGFDESESPGFEQWLALIHPDDRDRVRAFVVEATSQALPFAFETRMVRGPGDIVHIDCRGQAEADSHGKVTALFGTMMDVTERAETMAQLEIARAKAEREAAEVRMLAETDALTGMPNRRCILANLAEAMDAHEFQGEPLTVAMVDIDHFKAINDEFGHEVGDTVLKQIAAILMDELRSDDSVGRMGGEEFLFVFPKRRADELDPRCDRIRERLAAEEWEHPMTVTLSIGVAELQPGLDERDLLRAADKALYEAKRAGRNRHTVHAA, encoded by the coding sequence GTGTCGAGACAAAAGAGTGCGGGGTATTTCGGCTGGCCGATCGTATTCGGACTGGCCTGGCTTGCCTGCGCGCTGGTCGCCCTCGACCTGACGCAGGGCGAGGACGGCATTGCCGCCGTCTGGCCTCCCAGCGGCATCTTCGTGGCTGCCCTGCTCCTGTTCGGCCCCCGCCGGCGCCGGATGACGACGCTTTATGTCGCTGCGGCGAGCATGATCTCCAATGTCTGGGCGGGATCGGGAGTCCTCGATTCGGCTGGCTATACCGTCGCCAACCTCGCCGAAGGTTATCTCGTCTTTTACCTGATGGGCGGAAACAAAGCTTCCCTCACCCCGCTTTCACGACCGTTGAACACGTTGCGCTTCGCAGCCACGGCAATCGTCGCCGGCTGCTTCAGCGGCCTAATGGCGGGCCTGCTGTCGGGCAACATGACCTATCCCTTCCTGTCCTCATGGACGAGTACGGTGTCGCTGGGCATGCTGGTGGTGACGCCGGTTATTCTGTTCATTGCGCAGGACCCGCAGGACCAGCGTGCGCTGCTGTCGATGAGGTCGCTCTGGACCATGATGGTGGTCGCCATCCTCTCGGTCGCCGCTTTCGGTCAGGCGGATATGCCGCTCCTGTTCCTGCCCGTCCTCGGCATCGCCGTCGCCACGGCCATTATGGGTTTAAGCGGCGCAGCCACCGCCGTCACGATCATCGCGACCATCGGTTCGATCCTGACCGCCTTCAACGCAGGCCCGGTGACGCTGTTCTTCTCCACCACCGAAGAACAGGTGCTGTTCTTCCAGCTCTACCTCGTGGCGCTGCTCGGCTCGTCCATGCCGCTCGCCTACCTCCTGTCGGAGCGTGAGCATGCCCTCGCCCGGACGGCGGAGAGCGCGGCCCTGCTCGAAGCGGCGGAGCGGGCGGCCAAGGTAGGCCACTGGCGGTTCCAGCCGGGTGACAATTCGGCTCGCTGGTCGCGCGAGGCTCTGCGCATCTGCGGCTTTGATGAGAGTGAGAGTCCCGGCTTCGAGCAGTGGCTCGCGCTTATCCATCCCGACGACCGCGACCGCGTCCGCGCCTTCGTCGTGGAAGCCACCAGTCAGGCATTACCCTTTGCCTTCGAAACGCGGATGGTGCGCGGGCCCGGCGATATCGTCCACATCGATTGCCGCGGCCAGGCGGAGGCCGATAGTCACGGCAAGGTCACCGCGCTGTTCGGCACCATGATGGACGTGACGGAGCGTGCCGAGACCATGGCCCAGCTCGAAATCGCCCGCGCCAAGGCCGAGCGCGAGGCTGCCGAAGTGCGCATGCTGGCCGAAACCGATGCGCTGACCGGCATGCCCAACCGCCGCTGCATCCTCGCCAACCTAGCCGAGGCGATGGACGCCCACGAATTCCAGGGCGAGCCGCTGACCGTCGCCATGGTGGACATCGACCACTTCAAGGCGATCAACGACGAATTCGGCCACGAGGTCGGCGACACGGTGCTCAAGCAGATCGCGGCCATCCTGATGGACGAGCTGCGGAGCGACGATTCGGTCGGCAGGATGGGCGGCGAGGAATTCCTCTTCGTCTTCCCCAAGCGCCGCGCGGACGAGCTCGACCCGCGGTGCGACCGCATTCGCGAACGGCTGGCGGCGGAAGAATGGGAGCACCCCATGACCGTCACGCTCAGCATCGGTGTTGCCGAGCTCCAGCCCGGCTTGGACGAGCGCGACCTTTTGCGCGCCGCCGACAAGGCACTTTACGAGGCTAAGCGAGCCGGCCGCAACCGGCACACCGTCCACGCCGCCTGA
- a CDS encoding FKBP-type peptidyl-prolyl cis-trans isomerase — MTTPNSGDTVIIDYVLKRGDGAEIGNTAQTGPQEITLGSGQIFPQIEAALTSMAVGDEKSVAIESDSAFGPRREELILDIPRANLPPEPAPEPGMALQAQSPDGQPMTLYILEVGEEQVKVDGNHPLAGEDVTFDLTLREIKQAA; from the coding sequence ATGACTACTCCCAACAGCGGTGACACCGTGATCATCGACTACGTCCTCAAGCGGGGCGATGGCGCCGAAATCGGCAACACCGCGCAGACCGGTCCGCAGGAAATCACGCTCGGCAGCGGGCAGATCTTCCCGCAGATCGAAGCTGCCCTCACCTCCATGGCCGTGGGCGACGAAAAGAGCGTCGCCATCGAGAGCGACAGCGCCTTCGGTCCGCGCCGCGAGGAACTGATCCTCGACATCCCGCGCGCCAACCTGCCGCCCGAACCCGCGCCGGAGCCCGGCATGGCGCTGCAGGCCCAGTCGCCCGACGGCCAGCCGATGACGCTCTACATCCTCGAAGTGGGCGAAGAGCAGGTGAAGGTCGACGGCAACCACCCGCTCGCGGGCGAGGACGTGACCTTTGATCTCACGCTGCGCGAGATCAAGCAGGCCGCCTGA
- the ettA gene encoding energy-dependent translational throttle protein EttA — protein sequence MAAQYAFVMKDMTKTFPGANKPVLSNINLQFYQGAKIGIVGPNGAGKSTLIKIMAGIDKDFTGEAWPGENITVGYLEQEPELDESKTVLENVKDGAREVADMVERFNAIGMEMAEEDADFDALSTEMAELQDKIDAVDGWTLDNQLEVAMEALRCPPGDWPVTDLSGGEKRRVALTRLLIQKPSILLLDEPTNHLDAESVQWLENHLKDYAGAVLMITHDRYFLDNVVEWILELDRGSYYPYEGNYSTYLEKKAKRLEQESREESGRQKALSRELEWIRQTPSARQTKSKARIRKFEELQEGQKDRKPGKAQIVIQVPERLGGKVIEAKNISKAYGDKLLFENLSFMLPPGGIVGVIGPNGAGKSTLFKILTGKEEPDSGTVEIGSTVHLGYVDQSRDHLNPKNNVWEEISDGLDYMKVNGHDTSTRAYVGAFNFKGADQQKNVGKLSGGERNRVHMAKMLKEGGNVLLLDEPTNDLDVETLGALEEAIENFAGCAVVISHDRFFLDRLATHILAFEGDSHVEWFEGNFEAYEEDKRRRLGDAADRPTRLAYKKLTR from the coding sequence ATGGCCGCGCAATACGCCTTCGTCATGAAGGACATGACCAAGACCTTCCCCGGTGCCAACAAGCCGGTGCTCAGCAATATCAACCTGCAGTTCTACCAGGGCGCCAAGATCGGCATCGTCGGTCCTAACGGCGCAGGCAAGTCGACGCTGATCAAGATCATGGCCGGCATCGACAAGGACTTCACCGGCGAAGCATGGCCGGGCGAGAACATCACCGTCGGCTATCTGGAGCAGGAGCCCGAGCTCGACGAGAGCAAGACCGTGCTCGAAAACGTCAAGGACGGCGCGCGTGAAGTGGCCGACATGGTCGAACGCTTCAACGCCATCGGCATGGAAATGGCCGAGGAAGACGCCGATTTCGACGCGCTCAGTACCGAAATGGCCGAATTGCAGGACAAGATCGACGCGGTCGACGGCTGGACGCTGGACAACCAGCTCGAAGTCGCGATGGAAGCGCTGCGCTGCCCTCCCGGCGACTGGCCCGTCACCGATCTTTCGGGCGGTGAGAAGCGCCGCGTCGCGCTCACCCGCCTGCTGATCCAGAAGCCCTCGATCCTGCTGCTGGACGAACCGACCAACCACCTCGACGCTGAAAGCGTCCAGTGGCTCGAAAACCACCTCAAGGATTATGCGGGTGCGGTGCTGATGATCACCCATGACCGCTACTTCCTCGACAATGTGGTGGAATGGATCCTCGAACTCGACCGCGGGTCCTACTATCCGTACGAAGGCAACTACTCGACCTATCTGGAAAAGAAGGCCAAGCGTCTCGAGCAGGAAAGCCGCGAGGAAAGCGGCCGCCAGAAGGCCCTGTCACGCGAACTCGAATGGATCCGGCAGACGCCATCCGCGCGCCAGACCAAGTCCAAGGCGCGTATCCGCAAGTTCGAGGAACTCCAGGAAGGCCAGAAGGACCGCAAGCCCGGCAAGGCGCAGATCGTCATCCAGGTGCCCGAGCGTCTGGGCGGCAAGGTGATCGAGGCCAAGAACATCTCCAAGGCCTATGGCGACAAGCTGCTCTTCGAAAACCTCTCCTTCATGCTGCCTCCGGGCGGCATCGTCGGCGTGATCGGGCCGAACGGCGCGGGCAAGTCCACGCTGTTCAAGATCCTGACCGGCAAGGAAGAACCCGACAGCGGCACGGTGGAAATCGGTTCGACCGTCCACCTCGGCTATGTCGACCAGAGCCGCGACCACCTGAACCCCAAGAACAACGTCTGGGAAGAGATTTCGGACGGCCTCGACTATATGAAGGTCAACGGCCACGACACCTCGACCCGCGCCTATGTCGGCGCGTTCAACTTCAAGGGCGCGGACCAGCAGAAGAACGTCGGCAAGCTGTCGGGCGGTGAACGCAACCGCGTCCACATGGCCAAGATGCTGAAGGAAGGCGGCAACGTCCTGCTGCTGGACGAACCGACCAACGACCTCGACGTGGAAACGCTGGGCGCGCTGGAAGAGGCGATCGAAAACTTCGCCGGCTGCGCCGTGGTCATCAGCCATGACCGCTTCTTCCTCGACCGCCTCGCCACGCACATCCTCGCCTTCGAGGGCGACAGCCACGTCGAATGGTTCGAGGGCAACTTCGAGGCCTACGAGGAAGACAAGCGACGCCGCCTGGGCGACGCTGCGGATCGTCCGACGCGGTTGGCGTATAAGAAGCTGACTAGGTAG
- a CDS encoding glycosyltransferase: MDETPGQHSKLPQVAILFAQFAAYHVDRVEAVARRLKGRAEVLAVEYATTSAVYAWEPAEGIEHARHVTLFPGQSYHDLGKMERYRAAKKALAGADMVCVGVPYSRPDIIALSWRLAAAGKRMVLMTESKFDDFPRRLAREQAKAKLLSPYKAAIVGGLRQRDYLQFLGFGDKPIVPGYDTVGLDRIRAQGGGETVRWEDRDFLFVGRFVAKKNLNVLLAAYARYRELAGAAARRLVLAGDGELADDLKAQAGEGVEFTGFLKAEAVSQQLARALALCLVSTEEQWGLVVNEAAAFGVPSIVSQAVGSRDALVRNGVNGYVVEPQSIESIARAMLALSQSEQAWQRYSDATAERAHLGDTERFADAVEALFDPTSEGASRALKFWQEISEG, from the coding sequence ATGGACGAGACGCCGGGTCAGCACAGCAAATTGCCGCAGGTCGCGATCCTGTTCGCGCAGTTTGCCGCCTATCATGTCGACCGGGTGGAAGCGGTGGCGCGCCGGCTGAAGGGCCGGGCGGAGGTGCTGGCGGTGGAATACGCGACCACCAGCGCGGTTTATGCGTGGGAGCCGGCCGAAGGGATCGAGCACGCGCGCCATGTCACGCTGTTCCCGGGGCAGAGCTATCACGATCTCGGCAAGATGGAGCGCTATCGCGCGGCTAAGAAGGCGCTCGCCGGGGCCGACATGGTCTGCGTGGGCGTGCCCTATTCGCGGCCCGACATCATCGCGCTGTCCTGGCGGCTGGCCGCAGCGGGCAAGCGCATGGTGCTGATGACCGAGAGCAAGTTCGACGATTTTCCCCGGCGGCTGGCGCGCGAGCAGGCCAAGGCCAAGCTGCTCTCGCCCTACAAGGCAGCCATCGTCGGCGGTTTGCGCCAGCGCGACTATCTCCAGTTCCTCGGCTTCGGGGACAAGCCGATCGTGCCGGGCTACGACACGGTGGGGCTGGACCGCATACGCGCTCAGGGCGGCGGTGAGACGGTGCGCTGGGAGGACCGCGATTTCCTTTTCGTCGGCCGCTTCGTGGCGAAGAAGAACCTCAACGTGCTGCTGGCGGCCTATGCGCGCTATCGCGAACTTGCAGGCGCTGCGGCGCGGCGGCTGGTGCTGGCCGGGGACGGCGAACTGGCGGACGATCTGAAGGCGCAGGCGGGCGAGGGGGTGGAGTTCACCGGCTTCCTCAAGGCCGAAGCGGTCTCGCAGCAGCTCGCCCGCGCGCTTGCGCTGTGCCTCGTCAGCACCGAGGAGCAGTGGGGGCTGGTGGTCAACGAGGCGGCGGCTTTCGGCGTGCCCTCCATCGTCAGCCAGGCCGTGGGATCGCGCGATGCGCTGGTGCGCAACGGCGTCAACGGATATGTGGTCGAGCCGCAATCTATCGAGAGCATCGCGCGGGCCATGCTGGCGCTGTCGCAGAGCGAGCAGGCGTGGCAGCGCTATTCGGACGCGACCGCAGAGCGCGCGCATCTGGGCGATACCGAGCGGTTCGCCGACGCGGTGGAGGCGCTGTTCGATCCGACGAGCGAAGGCGCGAGCCGCGCGTTAAAATTCTGGCAGGAGATTTCGGAAGGATGA